The Candidatus Saccharimonadales bacterium genome contains a region encoding:
- a CDS encoding UvrD-helicase domain-containing protein, with protein sequence MDILKDLNPAQAEAVQTTSGPLLILAGAGSGKTKTLTHRIAYLISHEAIWPNEILAVTFTNKAAREMRERLGHLLQQDGSVRNFMPWMGTFHGVCVRLLRLDGDKIGISSNFVIYDEDDRQGLIKQAMKQLSIADKQIKPRAVSSAISNAKNELLDPEGYAASSSYPFQQSVAKIYALYEKLRKEAGALDFDDLLIETVRLFQEQPEVRKKWRAQFKHILIDEYQDTNAAQYAIVKSLVGETRNICVVGDDWQSIYSWRGADFTNILNFERDFPGAKIIKLEQNYRNTGAILEAAQNIITKNVQRSDKKLWTTEPAGAPVQVHPVYDESEEAYTVAGRISAQEAIGARKYGEFAILYRMNSQSYSLERSLLQQHIPYQIIGGVRFYDRKEIKDVIAYLRLLYQPNDRMSFSRIVNVPTRGIGATSLEKFLTWQANSGFDIVSALVNVEQTTSLTPRAKMAMAKFGEILRTLQAKQQADMAPSDIIQYLIDKTGYREYLLDGTPQAEERESNIGSLISDAKSFATLPDFLEEVALMSSADTDGNEQKVTLMTVHAAKGLEFPVVFMVGMEEGMFPHSRIYEAGPSELEEERRLCYVGMTRAREELHLTYAQSRLQFGQRGYNQPSRFLSDMGHEIMATPPPSFMTPKDDNEFFDMPSFDIGDNVRSAQFGRGEIVDIDGMAVTVKFDGGSTKKLNVEYARLEKL encoded by the coding sequence ATGGATATTCTTAAAGACCTAAACCCCGCCCAAGCCGAGGCGGTGCAAACCACGTCTGGGCCGCTGCTTATTCTTGCCGGTGCCGGCAGTGGTAAAACAAAAACATTAACTCACCGTATTGCCTACCTTATTTCTCACGAAGCAATTTGGCCTAATGAAATTCTAGCTGTAACCTTTACGAACAAGGCTGCGCGCGAAATGCGTGAACGGCTGGGCCACTTGTTGCAACAGGACGGATCGGTTCGAAATTTCATGCCATGGATGGGAACGTTTCATGGTGTTTGCGTGCGGTTACTTAGACTTGACGGTGATAAAATTGGTATTTCGTCGAACTTTGTTATTTATGACGAGGATGACCGACAAGGGCTGATCAAGCAGGCGATGAAACAATTATCCATTGCGGATAAACAGATCAAACCAAGGGCAGTAAGTAGCGCCATCTCGAACGCAAAGAATGAGTTGTTAGATCCGGAAGGCTATGCGGCTTCGAGCAGCTATCCATTCCAACAGTCCGTGGCTAAGATCTATGCGTTATACGAAAAACTTCGTAAAGAAGCAGGCGCTCTTGATTTTGATGACTTATTGATTGAAACAGTCCGTCTATTTCAGGAACAACCGGAAGTACGCAAGAAATGGCGTGCGCAGTTTAAGCATATTCTGATAGATGAATACCAAGATACCAATGCCGCCCAGTACGCTATCGTCAAAAGTTTAGTGGGTGAAACGCGAAATATTTGCGTAGTTGGGGACGATTGGCAGTCGATTTATTCATGGAGAGGTGCCGATTTTACTAATATTCTCAATTTTGAACGTGACTTCCCTGGTGCGAAAATCATCAAACTTGAACAGAACTATCGAAATACGGGTGCGATTTTGGAAGCGGCACAGAATATCATTACCAAAAATGTCCAGCGTTCGGATAAAAAGCTGTGGACGACAGAACCAGCTGGCGCTCCCGTTCAAGTCCATCCCGTATATGATGAAAGTGAAGAGGCTTACACGGTTGCAGGTCGTATTAGTGCACAGGAGGCTATCGGCGCGCGTAAATACGGGGAATTTGCCATATTGTACCGTATGAACTCGCAGAGCTATAGCCTGGAACGGTCTTTATTGCAGCAACATATCCCCTATCAGATTATTGGCGGCGTAAGGTTCTACGACCGCAAAGAAATCAAAGACGTTATCGCGTACTTACGTTTACTGTATCAACCAAATGATCGTATGAGTTTTAGCCGGATTGTTAATGTTCCAACCCGTGGTATTGGCGCAACAAGCCTGGAAAAGTTCCTCACATGGCAGGCAAATAGCGGATTCGATATCGTTTCCGCCCTAGTGAATGTTGAACAGACAACCAGTCTAACTCCACGGGCCAAGATGGCCATGGCGAAGTTTGGTGAGATACTCCGTACTCTACAAGCAAAGCAACAGGCCGATATGGCTCCAAGCGATATCATTCAATACCTCATCGATAAAACGGGTTATCGTGAATACTTATTAGACGGAACGCCGCAAGCAGAAGAGCGTGAGTCAAACATCGGGTCGTTAATCTCGGATGCTAAATCGTTCGCGACCTTACCGGATTTCCTCGAAGAAGTTGCGCTTATGTCCAGTGCCGATACGGATGGCAACGAGCAAAAGGTAACCTTAATGACCGTTCACGCGGCTAAAGGTCTGGAGTTCCCTGTTGTCTTTATGGTTGGTATGGAAGAGGGGATGTTTCCACACTCCCGTATCTATGAGGCCGGCCCGAGTGAATTAGAGGAAGAGCGTCGTCTATGCTACGTGGGTATGACCCGCGCACGTGAAGAACTGCACCTTACGTATGCGCAAAGCCGCCTGCAATTTGGCCAGCGCGGTTATAATCAGCCATCACGGTTTCTAAGTGACATGGGTCATGAAATAATGGCGACGCCACCTCCGTCGTTTATGACACCAAAAGATGACAATGAATTCTTTGATATGCCGAGCTTTGATATTGGCGATAATGTTCGTTCGGCGCAATTCGGAAGAGGTGAGATTGTAGATATTGACGGCATGGCCGTGACCGTAAAATTTGATGGCGGCAGCACTAAAAAATTGAATGTAGAATACGCTC